Proteins from a single region of Sporosarcina sp. P33:
- a CDS encoding cytosine permease, which translates to MTKEEQMILDNTVDEEEKDYTLDRVPIEDRTKSWLSITNITFGIATAIFYFQMGSVMALQFGAPNAIASAIYAIIVAGLLGTVIAYLSAKSGMNVNLLSRGGGFGYIGASLTSLIYASNFIMYCAFEGLILVSAVHHFVPGLPEWVLIVVFGTLVIPLNWFGIEQLDKLQKWSMPIFMIFLVTAIVVSFIKPAVYTGSVFSYMPEGVQFGGTALLFCIGMHNGIMGLTALLASDYARFLKPSDRKFGSLAIGFIPQIFCYGVMGGLGIWFGVRFLEKDPGVYIVLLLGIGGALFTMLTQLRINVTNIYSSSLSLSNFFENVLRFTPGRRFWVVVSAVTAILLMLGGIVDHLDTVMTFQGVFLFSWAAILVTDALIVKKWLKIGPDYYVARQRFLYKWNPVGVVSLLAASAFGTIAASGLLGIFLQSTAAFFAALLAAILTVVIAVYTKGSYYLQREPNDITAEDRIR; encoded by the coding sequence ATGACAAAGGAAGAACAAATGATACTGGATAATACAGTAGATGAAGAAGAAAAGGATTACACCCTGGACCGTGTGCCAATTGAAGACCGGACAAAAAGCTGGCTAAGCATAACGAATATTACATTCGGTATCGCAACTGCCATCTTTTATTTTCAAATGGGCAGCGTGATGGCCTTGCAATTTGGCGCACCAAACGCCATCGCTTCTGCAATTTATGCAATTATCGTAGCTGGCTTGCTTGGTACAGTAATTGCATACTTATCGGCAAAATCGGGCATGAATGTCAATTTACTCTCGCGGGGCGGCGGTTTCGGCTATATTGGCGCCTCACTCACCTCTCTGATTTACGCTTCAAACTTTATTATGTATTGTGCATTTGAAGGCTTGATACTTGTCTCAGCAGTTCATCATTTCGTTCCCGGTTTGCCTGAATGGGTTCTGATTGTGGTATTCGGAACATTAGTCATTCCGCTTAACTGGTTCGGAATCGAACAATTGGACAAGCTGCAGAAATGGTCTATGCCAATATTTATGATATTTCTCGTTACAGCTATCGTGGTCTCTTTCATTAAACCCGCAGTATACACCGGATCTGTTTTCTCATACATGCCGGAAGGAGTACAGTTTGGCGGTACAGCTCTGTTATTCTGTATCGGTATGCATAACGGAATTATGGGATTAACCGCTTTACTTGCTTCAGACTATGCACGTTTCTTAAAACCTTCAGACCGAAAATTCGGTTCCCTTGCGATTGGTTTTATTCCGCAGATTTTCTGTTACGGCGTGATGGGCGGACTTGGAATATGGTTTGGTGTACGATTCCTCGAGAAGGATCCGGGCGTCTACATCGTTCTGCTGCTCGGTATCGGCGGTGCATTATTCACTATGCTGACGCAGTTACGAATCAATGTCACCAATATTTACAGCAGTTCACTTTCATTGTCCAATTTCTTCGAGAATGTGCTTCGTTTTACACCGGGACGCAGATTTTGGGTTGTCGTCTCCGCTGTTACCGCCATTTTACTGATGCTCGGCGGAATTGTGGATCATCTGGATACCGTAATGACTTTCCAAGGAGTATTTTTATTCTCCTGGGCTGCTATCTTGGTGACGGATGCACTCATCGTCAAAAAGTGGCTGAAAATTGGACCTGATTATTATGTGGCACGACAGAGATTCCTGTATAAATGGAACCCTGTAGGCGTCGTATCACTTCTTGCAGCCAGCGCATTTGGTACAATTGCCGCTTCTGGTCTGCTTGGGATATTCCTGCAGTCAACCGCAGCATTTTTTGCCGCGCTGCTTGCAGCTATATTGACAGTAGTCATCGCCGTCTATACGAAAGGTTCATATTATTTACAGCGTGAACCAAACGATATTACCGCAGAGGACAGAATTAGATAA